GCAGGTGGTCGAGGAAAAGCTGGCGGTGTAAAACTAGCGCGTTCAATGGATGAGGTTCGTGCGCATGCAAATGAAATTCTCGGCAAAACACTTGTGACGCACCAGACAGGACCTGAGGGCAAGGTGGTCAAACGGCTTCTCATCGAAGCACTCACGGACATAAAA
This genomic interval from Ferroacidibacillus organovorans contains the following:
- a CDS encoding ATP-grasp domain-containing protein — its product is MNIHEYQAKSVLKRYGVSVPEGTVAFTVEEAVKAAEAFNGKAVVKAQIHAGGRGKAGGVKLARSMDEVRAHANEILGKTLVTHQTGPEGKVVKRLLIEALTDIK